TCGATGCCCGCGCCCTGGCCGATGAACTGGCCGCGGGCGGCGGCGTGGCCGGCTACGAGACCCGCCGCGTCCCCGAGACGACCGACGTGATCCGGGCCAACCGGGAGATGCATTCCGGCGATCCGCAGGACCTGGCCCGCGTCACCGCCGAATACCGACGAAAGACCCTCGCCGACAGGAGTTCACGATGACCGACTACGTCCTGATTCCGGGCGCATGCCACGGCGGCTGGTGCTTCGACGACCTCGCCGCAGCCCTTCGCGCCGAAGGGCACCGGGTGTTGACGCCGACACTGACCGGAGTGGCCGAGCGCGCCCACCTCGCTCACGCCGGGGTCAACCTGGACATTCACATCGCCGACGTGGTCGCCGAGATGCGGGCCCGACATGTGACGGACTCGGTTCTGGTCGGTCACAGCTATGGCGGCATGGTGATCACCGGCGTGGTGGATCATGTTCCACGGCAAGTTGACTCGCTGGTATACCTGGACGCGTTCGTCCCGCGTGACGGTGATTCCTGCTGGACCCTCACCAACGACGAGCAACGCCGGTGGTACACCGATGTCGATGCGACCGGCTTCGGTGTGCCACCGCTGCCGTTCTTCGACGAGCGCGCTACCGCACACCCGCTGGCGTCGCTTCTGCAGCCCATCCGGCTCGACACCGCGCCGCCGGACATCCGCCGGACCTTCGTCTACGCCCAGCGATGGCCGACGGAATCGCCCTTCGCGCCGACCTACGAACAACTCCGGGCGGACCCCGCGTGGACCACGTATTCACTCGACGGCGCGCACAACCTCATGCGCGACAATCACAGCGACCTGGTGCGCATCCTGCTCGAGGCCGCCCGGCCCAGCCGAGTTGATCACGAACGACTTCCGGCCGGGAGCTGATCGCGCCGATGTAACCGTCGGGCCGGACCAGCACATACGAGCCAACGGGCACGTCGTAGTCGGCACTCGGCACCAGGCACACCTGTGGCACCCCGAAATCGACTGGCTCGGCATCGAATTGGAGGACGGTCCAGTGTGGTCCGCGGAACACGTCGAACAATCTGCGACCGTCCGGCAGCAGACCGTCGGGTGCCCGGTCGCCGGCGCGCAGCGAACTGGACGGTTCGGATTCGGCCGCCAGCGGGCCACCGCGGTAATTGATGTCCAACTGGTGGATGGCCCCCGGTGCCGAACCCGGTGAGCTGAATCCCCGGCCGTGCAACAGGCCGCTGAGTTGCAGCACGCCGGCAGCGACGGGCAGGCGCTCGGCCTCATAGCTGTCCAGCAGGGCGTCGGGCGCCCCGGCCGCCACCGCGGCCAGTTTCCAGCCGAGGTTGTAGGCATCCTGCACACCGGTGTTGACGCCCTGACCACCGGCCGGCGAATGCACGTGAGCGGCATCTCCGGCCAGGAGCACTCGCCCCATCCGGAAGCGCTGCGCCAGCAGCAGATTCACGCGATACTGCGAGATCCAGCGCAGGTCCGACAGTCTGATGTCACGCCGTCCCGACCGCTGCTGCAGGACGGCCTGCATACCGTCGAGGGTCAGCGCGGGCGGGTCCTCGCCCGGTGCCATCGTCACCACCAGTTGGTAGTGGTCACTGCCGGGCAGATTCCACAGTGAGAATCTGTTGGACCGGTCGCCGTCCCGGGTCAGCAGGTGGCAGCACCGGCCGTCGAGCCCGCCGGCCCGCACGTCGCCCACGATGACGCGTTCCTCGGTGAGCGCACCGCCGAGAAAATCGACTCGGGATGCCTTGCGGACCGTGCTGCGGCCGCCGTCGGCGCCCACCAGATAGTCGGCCTGGATCGGACCCCGGTTCGTCTGCACGGTAATTCCATCGCCATGCTGGGTGAAACCCGTTACCTTGGTGTCGAATTCGATGGCTCCGCCGAGTTCGGCAAATCGTGCCGCCAGGATCTGGTCGGTGCGCCACTGCGGGATCAGCCAGGTGTAGGGATACGGCACCGCCGACGATGGCTCCAGCTCCGGCAGCCCAAGCAGCTCGTAGACGGGTTTCTCCCAGACCACGTCCGCACCCCGGTAGAGCCGCATGGGCGGGAACGGCTCACCGGCCGCCAGCACGGCGCCGATCACACCGAGATCATCGAAGACCTCCAGGGTGCGCGGTTGTAGGCCCTTGCCGCGCGAGCCGGGGAACAACGTCGCGGCCTGGTCGACCACCCGGCAGGGCACGCCGCGACGGGCCAACTCGATGGCGAGCGTCAGTCCCGTCGGGCCG
The genomic region above belongs to Mycolicibacterium sp. HK-90 and contains:
- a CDS encoding alpha/beta fold hydrolase, which codes for MTDYVLIPGACHGGWCFDDLAAALRAEGHRVLTPTLTGVAERAHLAHAGVNLDIHIADVVAEMRARHVTDSVLVGHSYGGMVITGVVDHVPRQVDSLVYLDAFVPRDGDSCWTLTNDEQRRWYTDVDATGFGVPPLPFFDERATAHPLASLLQPIRLDTAPPDIRRTFVYAQRWPTESPFAPTYEQLRADPAWTTYSLDGAHNLMRDNHSDLVRILLEAARPSRVDHERLPAGS
- a CDS encoding FAD-dependent monooxygenase, giving the protein MTIVIAGAGPTGLTLAIELARRGVPCRVVDQAATLFPGSRGKGLQPRTLEVFDDLGVIGAVLAAGEPFPPMRLYRGADVVWEKPVYELLGLPELEPSSAVPYPYTWLIPQWRTDQILAARFAELGGAIEFDTKVTGFTQHGDGITVQTNRGPIQADYLVGADGGRSTVRKASRVDFLGGALTEERVIVGDVRAGGLDGRCCHLLTRDGDRSNRFSLWNLPGSDHYQLVVTMAPGEDPPALTLDGMQAVLQQRSGRRDIRLSDLRWISQYRVNLLLAQRFRMGRVLLAGDAAHVHSPAGGQGVNTGVQDAYNLGWKLAAVAAGAPDALLDSYEAERLPVAAGVLQLSGLLHGRGFSSPGSAPGAIHQLDINYRGGPLAAESEPSSSLRAGDRAPDGLLPDGRRLFDVFRGPHWTVLQFDAEPVDFGVPQVCLVPSADYDVPVGSYVLVRPDGYIGAISSRPEVVRDQLGWAGRPRAGCAPGRCDCRA